The Proteiniphilum propionicum genome contains the following window.
TTTAATCGTACTATCGTAGAATTGAAATATGAAGGTTGTTGCTGATACCAAAGGTACTGAATTCTGAAAGCAATTCACAACAGTTATCCCGTGTATGCATGTTTTTGTTAAACATTTTGTTCTTAATGAAATAGAACCTATTTTTGGATAAAGTTTTTTGCAGAAAGGGCCTGATAACATCAAGCTTGTGCAGACTTTTTATCAGGAATATAACTAACACTACATTTCTGATTTTTCTCGTGATATTGATTGTGGTTCGTTATGAATTACATAACACTCCTTAATTACGTAGGTCGCTGATGGGTGCAAATAATGGGAGCAACGGAACGCTGTATACCCTGCATGCGGACAAATAATTGCACGTACGTGGTGTTGTTTTTTTTCAACGGCAGCCCGAAAGTAGCTGCCGACCTCTTCCTGCAACATATCTGCGTTCACCGGATAAAACTGTCCGGCAACGGCAGGCTTTCTGTCTGTGCTGATGTTTTTCATATTCCGGTTTTTTCTCTTTAAACAAATTTCGGAGCATCATGATGAGGCCCCGGTGATTTCGATCAATGGCGGCCCCACAAAGTCTTCCAGATGCTCATCAACATAGTGGGCAATGATGGCGGTCTCTTCCTCTTCGATAAAGAAAAATTTCTCTTCCAGTTCGTCGAACTGCTCAAAATCTACGTACATGGCCATAAACTCTTCTTCGGTTGTTTCACGCTCCAGCTCTTCCTGATGCAAGTCGTAAATCTCTTTGGCCTTGTAGAGTATTTTCGATAATCCTTTAGCTCCCATCTGCTTCAACGCCTTTGCTACAGGATTGTTGAAAATATAACCTCCGTAACCGTTTTGAATAAGCTGCACAAATCCACCCTCGTTAACCTCTTCCGAAATAAAGCGGAGTGCCATTAATGTGTGCTGGTATCCGTTCAGCTTCTCCATATTTCCGGCGTTGATTTCACCTCCAAGCTCTTGGAGATAGGTGTCGGTGAAAAGTTTCAGAAATTCGTCCATCCCTTTTCCGGCTGCTTCGATGATTTTGTTTTCGTGAATTTGTATCATAATGTCCTGTATGATTTTGGTGTGTGAGTACCGTTGTTGCCCGGGACCCGGGTGTGATTGATTTGTATGATAGTTTCTGATGCAAAAGTAGTTGATTTTTCTTAAAACCACTTTGTGTTGTACCGTTATTCAGGATAAAATCATTACATTTGCGCAAAATAATCTGCAAAATAGTTATCTTAAAATGAAAATAAAACCTTTTAAAGGCGTTCGCCCGCCAAGAGCTTTAGTGAAAGAGGTGGCTTCGCGCCCATATGACGTTTTAAATTCAGAAGAGGCCCGAAAAGAGGCCGAAGGGAACGATAAATCGTTGTACCACATTATTAAACCCGAAATTGATTTCCCGAAGGGAAAAGATGAACATGATGCCGATGTATATGAAAAGGCTGCCGAAAATTTCAGGAAGTTCAGGGACAATGGATGGCTTGTGCAGGACGAGAGTGAGATGTATTACGTGTATGCACAAACGATGAACGGCAAAACACAGTACGGATTGGTAGTGGGTGCATATGTTGAGGATTATATGTCAGGGAAAATAAAAAAACATGAACTTACACGACGCGACAAGGAAGAGGACCGTATGAAGCACGTGCGTGTGACCAATGCAAATATAGAGCCTGTTTTCTTCGCTTATCCCGACAATAACGGCTTGAACGCAATTGTTGATAAGATAACAGCCGGGGAACCCGAGTATGACTTTGTTTCGGTTGATGGCGTGGGACACCATTTCTGGCTGGTCCCTGATGATGAAGATATTCAGCGTATTACAGATCTTTTTGCCGATATTCCCGCAATGTATATTGCCGACGGGCATCACCGCTCTGCGGCAGCAGCTCTGGTGGGTGCCGAAAAAGCAAGAAACAACCTCCATCACCGGGGAGATGAGGAGTATAACTACTTTATGGCGGTTTGTTTTCCAGATAACCAGCTGACTATCATCGATTATAATCGTGTGGTAAAAGATCTGAACGGACTAACTGCAGATGAGTTCATTAGCAAGTTAGAGAAGGATTTTGTGGTGGAACCAACAGGTACGGAAATACATAAACCGAAGAATCTGCATAATTTCTCGGTCTATCTTGATGGGCGCTCTTTTAGTGTTACGGCAAAACCAGGAAGGTGTAACGACAATGACCCTATTGGCCAACTGGATGTTACCATCACGTCGAACCTTATTCTGGATGAGATTCTGGGAATTAAAGATCTCCGCAGTGATAAACGTATCGATTTTGTGGGAGGTATACGTGGCTTGGAAGAACTGAAAAAACGTGTCGACAGCGGCGAAATGGCTGTTGCAATAGCTTTGTATCCTGTTTCTATGAAACAACTGATGAGCATAGCTGACTCGGATAATATAATGCCGCCAAAGACTACATGGTTTGAGCCCAAGTTGCGTTCGGGACTCGTAATACATGAGCTGGAGTGAATATTACTGAAGCAATGAAGAAAACCGCTGTGCATAGTATTAATATTTTCTAATTGTAAAGACAATCTTTTATACTAATTTTGTATAAAACATCTCCTGTTAATTATTTGCTGTAACATAAAACTAGATCAATGGCACATCATGAATTAGACGAATTAGATGAGAAAATCCTTAGACTAATAGTAGATAATGCTCGCATCCCATTCCTGGAAGTTGCTCGTGAATGCGGAGTATCGGGAGCAGCAATCCATCAACGGGTTCAGAAACTCTTCAGTGTCGGGGTTCTTAAAGGATCGGAGTTTGTTGTGGACGCAGAGAGCATAGGCTATGAAACTTGTGCTTTCGTAGGCATCTTTCTCACTTCTCCTTCCACCTTCGATTATGTGGTAAAAGAGCTGGAAAAGATTCCGGAAGTGGTGGAGTGCTATTATACAACAGGACAGTACGACCTGCTAATCAAGGTATTTGCAAAGAACAATAAAGACCTGTTGCGGATTATTCATACTCAATTGCAACCTCTTGGGCTGTCGAGGACGGAGACACTTATCAGTTTCAAAGATGCTTTCCGTAAAAAAATTCCAATCGATTTTTCATCAGACGATTAAGATTGTGATACTATTCTCATAGCAGAACATGATGCTTCCATTAATTATGAGAAGGCAACTAGGGACTGTCACTGAAAGATAGTCCTGCAACCTGATGTATGGTGCCGGTATTTTAACGGTTCTCCATATACAGCCCTCATTGAAGGAAAACACTGGAAACTGGCAGCTGATGTAACCAGTAAAGAGCATGATTGCACCTTCCCTGAGGAGTGGCCACACAGTCTGTGGCTGTACAAACATTTTAAATTTATTTGTATGACAACACGCAGAAATTTTATTAAAAAAACAGCCGTTGGGTTAACTGCGATTGCTGTAAACCCCTCATGGGCCGCCTCATCGGTGAGCAGGAAAATGCAAAATAGTAATTTTGTTTCAAAACGACCGGCAGCAGGTGAGCGCAGATTCACATCACTGGCTGTGGAGCAAACCATAGCAAGGGTGAAAGCTAAAATAAAAGATCCCAAACTGGCATGGATGTTCGAGAACTGTTTCCCAAATACACTTGACACGACAGTGAACCATAGCATGAAAAATGGTAAACCCGACACATTTGTCATAACAGGAGATATTGATGCTATGTGGCTAAGGGATTCGTCCGCACAGGTATGGCCTTATCTACCGCTAACAAAAGCCGATGAAAAGTTGAAGCAGATGATAGCTGGCGTGATAAATAGACAGACTCAATGTATTCTTATAGATCCCTATGCAAATGCATTTTATGCCGAACCTAACCCAAAAGGAGAGTGGTTGACAGACGGAACAGATATGAAACCCATGCTGCATGAACGCAAATGGGAGATAGATTCACTCTGCTACCCCGTAAGGCTTGCATATAATTACTGGAAGGTTACTGGTGATATTTTGGTGTTTGATGAGGATTGGAAAAAAGCTATGAGGCTGTTGATAAAAACATTCAAAGAGCAACAGCGGAAAGAGGGGCACGGACCTTATAAGTTTCTTAGAAAGACCGACCGACAGCTTGATACATTAAATAATGGGGGACTGGGTAATCCGGTCAACCCGGTGGGGCTTATTGTATCTTCGTTCAGGCCGTCTGACGATGCAACAACATTCCAATTTCTTGTTCCATCTAATCTGTTTGCCGTAACCTCGTTGCGCCAGATTTCCGAAATCTCCGAAAGTGTTGTTAACGATGCCGCGTTAGCTTCAGAAAGCAAGGCACTGGCAAATGAGGTGGAAGAGGCAATAGAGAAGTATGCAATAGTAGAGCACCCCAAATACGGAAAGGTTTATGCTTTTGAGGTCGATGGCTTCGGAAACGCCTATTTTATGGATGACGCCAATGTGCCCAGTCTGCTGGCTTTGCCTTATCTTGATAGTGCAGATTTGCACGATCCGGTATATCAAAACACAAGAAAGCTGGTGTTGAGCACTGATAACCCATATTTCTTCCGGGGGCCTGCCGGAGAGGGTATTGGAGGGCCACATATAGGATACGATATGATCTGGCCTATGAGTATTATTATGCGTGCACAGACAAGTAGAAGCGATGATGAGATTAAACATTGTATTCGTATGCTTCGAAATACGGATGGAGACACAGGGTTCATGCATGAGTCATTTCATAAGGAAGACCCGGCCAAATTTACAAGGAGTTGGTTCGCATGGGTAAATACTCTGTTTGGAGAGCTGCTTGTAGATTTAGAGGCAAAAGGGAAAATTAATTTAATAAACAGCATATAAAACCCGAAACATGAAAGGACGTTATTTTGCTGCGGCAATAATATTTATATTGTCGGTTGCATGTCAAGGAAAGTCGCAGGTTCAATCGTTTGCCGAGCCTGTAGATTATGTGAATATTTTGATGGGGACAATGTCGGAGTTTGCACTTTCAAACGGTAATACATACCCGGCTGTTGCTGTGCCATGGGGAATGAATTTCTGGACACCACAGACACGTGGAATCGGGGACGGATGGCAATATGCTTACACCGATAATAAGCTTAACGGATTTAAACAGACACATCAGCCAAGCCCATGG
Protein-coding sequences here:
- the amrB gene encoding AmmeMemoRadiSam system protein B, coding for MKNISTDRKPAVAGQFYPVNADMLQEEVGSYFRAAVEKKQHHVRAIICPHAGYTAFRCSHYLHPSATYVIKECYVIHNEPQSISREKSEM
- a CDS encoding DMP19 family protein; the encoded protein is MIQIHENKIIEAAGKGMDEFLKLFTDTYLQELGGEINAGNMEKLNGYQHTLMALRFISEEVNEGGFVQLIQNGYGGYIFNNPVAKALKQMGAKGLSKILYKAKEIYDLHQEELERETTEEEFMAMYVDFEQFDELEEKFFFIEEEETAIIAHYVDEHLEDFVGPPLIEITGASS
- a CDS encoding DUF1015 domain-containing protein, with protein sequence MKIKPFKGVRPPRALVKEVASRPYDVLNSEEARKEAEGNDKSLYHIIKPEIDFPKGKDEHDADVYEKAAENFRKFRDNGWLVQDESEMYYVYAQTMNGKTQYGLVVGAYVEDYMSGKIKKHELTRRDKEEDRMKHVRVTNANIEPVFFAYPDNNGLNAIVDKITAGEPEYDFVSVDGVGHHFWLVPDDEDIQRITDLFADIPAMYIADGHHRSAAAALVGAEKARNNLHHRGDEEYNYFMAVCFPDNQLTIIDYNRVVKDLNGLTADEFISKLEKDFVVEPTGTEIHKPKNLHNFSVYLDGRSFSVTAKPGRCNDNDPIGQLDVTITSNLILDEILGIKDLRSDKRIDFVGGIRGLEELKKRVDSGEMAVAIALYPVSMKQLMSIADSDNIMPPKTTWFEPKLRSGLVIHELE
- a CDS encoding Lrp/AsnC family transcriptional regulator — protein: MAHHELDELDEKILRLIVDNARIPFLEVARECGVSGAAIHQRVQKLFSVGVLKGSEFVVDAESIGYETCAFVGIFLTSPSTFDYVVKELEKIPEVVECYYTTGQYDLLIKVFAKNNKDLLRIIHTQLQPLGLSRTETLISFKDAFRKKIPIDFSSDD
- a CDS encoding glycoside hydrolase family 125 protein; the protein is MTTRRNFIKKTAVGLTAIAVNPSWAASSVSRKMQNSNFVSKRPAAGERRFTSLAVEQTIARVKAKIKDPKLAWMFENCFPNTLDTTVNHSMKNGKPDTFVITGDIDAMWLRDSSAQVWPYLPLTKADEKLKQMIAGVINRQTQCILIDPYANAFYAEPNPKGEWLTDGTDMKPMLHERKWEIDSLCYPVRLAYNYWKVTGDILVFDEDWKKAMRLLIKTFKEQQRKEGHGPYKFLRKTDRQLDTLNNGGLGNPVNPVGLIVSSFRPSDDATTFQFLVPSNLFAVTSLRQISEISESVVNDAALASESKALANEVEEAIEKYAIVEHPKYGKVYAFEVDGFGNAYFMDDANVPSLLALPYLDSADLHDPVYQNTRKLVLSTDNPYFFRGPAGEGIGGPHIGYDMIWPMSIIMRAQTSRSDDEIKHCIRMLRNTDGDTGFMHESFHKEDPAKFTRSWFAWVNTLFGELLVDLEAKGKINLINSI